The following are from one region of the Rhizobium sullae genome:
- a CDS encoding YciI family protein encodes MLYAILCYANEETVFSWSKEEEDAVMAKLHAVQAPVAQAGKLGPVGRLMPTTAATTVRKGKEEPLVLDGPFAETKEALLGFYVVDFETLDEAVAFSKELSAVNPGSTSYEIRPFYVFRPGEAST; translated from the coding sequence ATGCTTTACGCAATCCTTTGCTATGCCAATGAAGAGACGGTTTTCTCCTGGTCCAAGGAGGAGGAAGACGCCGTCATGGCGAAGCTTCATGCCGTACAGGCTCCCGTCGCCCAGGCCGGAAAACTTGGTCCGGTCGGGCGGCTGATGCCGACGACTGCGGCAACCACCGTTCGCAAGGGCAAGGAAGAGCCGCTTGTGCTCGACGGCCCGTTTGCCGAAACCAAGGAAGCGCTGCTCGGCTTCTACGTCGTCGATTTTGAAACCCTGGACGAAGCGGTCGCCTTTTCGAAGGAGCTGTCGGCGGTCAATCCAGGCTCGACATCCTATGAAATTCGGCCGTTCTACGTCTTCCGACCCGGAGAAGCCTCGACATGA
- a CDS encoding TetR/AcrR family transcriptional regulator, whose amino-acid sequence MKTLYERTDVVPLLAEIFRELGFEGATLSRITERTGIGKGSLYHFFPGGKEEMAAVVLADVDTWFEQFVYEPLRRDDPAEAIAAMWKNVDVYFRSGGRICLVGAFALDETRERFAAVINTYFQRWIDALADALVRSGRPAGEARAVAEDAVLGIQGALVLSRALDDKALFKRALDQMAKRLSAT is encoded by the coding sequence CTGAAAACGCTCTACGAACGCACCGACGTCGTACCGCTGCTTGCCGAAATCTTCCGCGAGCTGGGCTTCGAGGGCGCGACGCTCAGCCGGATCACCGAGCGGACCGGCATCGGCAAGGGAAGCCTCTATCACTTCTTTCCCGGCGGAAAGGAAGAGATGGCGGCAGTCGTACTCGCCGATGTCGACACCTGGTTCGAGCAATTCGTCTACGAGCCGCTTCGTCGCGACGATCCTGCGGAAGCGATCGCCGCGATGTGGAAGAATGTCGATGTCTATTTCCGCTCCGGCGGCCGGATCTGCCTAGTCGGCGCCTTTGCGCTGGACGAGACCCGCGAGCGATTTGCGGCTGTCATCAACACCTATTTCCAGCGGTGGATCGATGCGCTCGCCGATGCACTCGTCCGCAGCGGCCGCCCGGCCGGCGAGGCGAGGGCGGTGGCCGAGGACGCGGTGCTCGGCATCCAGGGGGCTCTTGTGCTATCGCGCGCGCTGGATGACAAGGCCTTGTTCAAGCGCGCGCTGGATCAGATGGCGAAGCGGTTGAGCGCCACTTGA
- a CDS encoding nuclear transport factor 2 family protein yields the protein MSALVPPFTLETATQKVRMAEDGWNSRDPQRVSLVYTPDSSWRNRAEFINGRAEIVAFLTRKWAKELDYRLIKELWTFGGNRIAVRFAYEWHDDSGNWFRSYGNENWEFDEAGLMQRRFACINDLPIKESDRKFHWPLGRRPDDHPGLSDLGL from the coding sequence ATGAGTGCACTTGTCCCGCCTTTCACACTAGAAACCGCAACGCAGAAAGTCCGCATGGCAGAGGACGGCTGGAATAGCCGTGATCCGCAAAGAGTATCGCTCGTCTATACGCCGGACAGCAGCTGGCGGAACCGGGCGGAATTCATCAACGGCCGCGCAGAGATCGTCGCGTTCCTGACGCGCAAATGGGCAAAGGAGCTGGATTATCGGCTGATCAAGGAACTCTGGACCTTCGGTGGGAACCGAATCGCCGTGCGCTTTGCCTATGAATGGCATGACGACAGCGGCAACTGGTTCCGCTCCTATGGCAACGAGAACTGGGAATTCGATGAGGCGGGCTTGATGCAGCGGCGTTTCGCCTGCATCAACGATCTGCCGATCAAGGAATCGGACCGTAAATTCCACTGGCCACTCGGCCGGCGGCCGGACGATCATCCCGGCCTATCCGACCTCGGCCTTTGA
- a CDS encoding acyltransferase family protein: MQQKTRIAWLDIAKGMSIILVVIYHTLLYHDFHEIAPDLYARLSSIMTPIRMPLFFTVSGFLAASAVQASWRDFLRRKIWLLVYLFAIWSTARWLFFRYVQTNALVPAEGSDPYQLIEMWWAPNTGIRFIWALAIFMVATKLLSSAHHAATIAIAAVVSILAFGEHLPVDLFTHRNVLQYFVFFLFGCWYGKSVVGTITERPVLTAFGGFLLFAALYLLRWRLQAVEKGSWALLSSIAGLAWFCGTAVLMSRLQPVLHAFAYFGRNTLPVYVTHVMIVSLLVAAIAALVKAHAASGYVTAPLVVVVAIGLSLAIKAVAHRSGAGWLYAPPAGRKRRAIAA, encoded by the coding sequence ATGCAGCAAAAAACCCGCATCGCTTGGCTCGACATCGCCAAGGGTATGTCGATCATCCTCGTGGTCATCTACCACACGCTCCTCTACCACGACTTCCACGAGATCGCCCCGGACCTCTATGCCCGCCTCAGTAGCATCATGACGCCGATCCGGATGCCGCTGTTTTTCACCGTCTCCGGCTTTCTTGCGGCATCGGCCGTACAGGCGTCCTGGCGCGACTTTTTGCGCCGGAAAATCTGGCTGCTCGTCTATCTCTTCGCGATCTGGAGCACCGCGCGCTGGCTGTTCTTCCGCTATGTCCAGACCAACGCCCTGGTACCGGCCGAAGGCAGCGATCCCTACCAGCTGATCGAGATGTGGTGGGCGCCCAACACCGGCATCCGGTTCATCTGGGCACTGGCGATCTTCATGGTTGCCACAAAGCTCCTCTCCTCCGCCCATCATGCGGCGACGATCGCGATCGCCGCAGTGGTCTCGATCCTCGCCTTCGGCGAGCATCTGCCGGTCGACCTCTTCACCCATCGCAATGTGCTGCAGTATTTTGTCTTCTTCCTCTTCGGCTGCTGGTACGGAAAATCCGTGGTCGGCACGATCACGGAGCGCCCAGTTCTCACGGCATTCGGCGGCTTCCTGCTCTTTGCGGCACTCTATCTGTTGCGCTGGCGGCTGCAGGCCGTCGAGAAAGGCAGCTGGGCGCTGCTCTCTTCCATCGCTGGTCTGGCATGGTTCTGCGGAACCGCCGTGCTAATGTCTCGGCTGCAGCCAGTCCTGCATGCTTTCGCCTATTTTGGTCGCAATACGCTTCCGGTCTATGTGACCCACGTCATGATCGTTTCGCTGCTGGTGGCAGCGATCGCGGCGCTGGTGAAGGCGCATGCGGCAAGCGGCTATGTGACCGCACCGCTTGTCGTGGTCGTGGCGATCGGCCTGTCGCTCGCCATCAAGGCGGTCGCCCATCGCAGCGGCGCCGGCTGGCTCTACGCTCCGCCGGCAGGGCGGAAGCGGCGAGCAATTGCAGCTTGA
- the glpK gene encoding glycerol kinase GlpK — protein MSGYVLAIDQGTTSTRAIIFDGEMRIAGAGQKEFTQFYPRSGWVEHDPEEIWDSVVSTIHMALREAKIEAKDIAALGITNQRETVVVWERETGKPIHNAIVWQDRRTANYCDNLKRQGLEKTFTKKTGLILDPYFSGTKLSWLLANVKGARARAVKGDLCFGTIDTFLIWRLTGGNSFVTDATNASRTLMYNIAENNWDEDLLDILRVPAAMLPEVKDCADDFGVADASIFGAAIPIFGVAGDQQAATIGQACFEPGMMKSTYGTGCFALLNTGADMVRSNNRLLTTIAYRLNGETTYALEGSIFIAGAAVQWLRDGLGIVDRASKTGELAERADPTQEVYLVPAFTGLGAPHWDPKARGAIFGLTRNSGPAEFARAALEAVCYQTRDLLDAMQKDWRNGKDDTVLRVDGGMVASDWTMQRLADLLEAPVDRPAILETTALGAAWLAGSRAGVWPDRKTFSAKWKRDRRFEPDMDEKTRAAKIKGWRNAVKRTLSGF, from the coding sequence GTGAGCGGATATGTTTTGGCGATCGATCAGGGCACGACATCGACGCGGGCGATCATTTTCGATGGCGAGATGAGGATCGCCGGCGCGGGCCAGAAGGAGTTCACGCAATTCTATCCGCGTTCAGGCTGGGTCGAGCACGATCCGGAGGAAATCTGGGATTCGGTGGTTTCCACCATCCACATGGCGCTGCGCGAGGCGAAGATCGAAGCCAAGGATATCGCAGCACTCGGCATCACCAACCAGCGCGAGACGGTCGTCGTCTGGGAGCGCGAGACCGGCAAGCCGATCCACAACGCCATCGTCTGGCAGGACCGCCGCACGGCGAATTACTGCGACAATCTCAAGCGCCAGGGCCTCGAAAAGACGTTCACCAAGAAGACAGGGCTGATCCTCGATCCCTATTTCTCAGGCACCAAGCTTTCCTGGTTGCTGGCCAACGTGAAAGGGGCACGGGCGCGCGCTGTCAAGGGCGATCTCTGCTTCGGCACGATCGACACCTTCCTGATCTGGCGGCTGACCGGCGGCAATAGCTTCGTCACCGATGCCACGAATGCATCGCGCACGCTGATGTACAATATTGCCGAGAACAACTGGGACGAAGACCTGCTCGATATCCTGCGCGTGCCGGCCGCCATGCTGCCGGAGGTGAAGGACTGCGCTGACGATTTCGGCGTTGCCGATGCCTCGATCTTCGGCGCCGCGATCCCGATCTTCGGCGTTGCCGGCGACCAGCAGGCCGCGACCATCGGCCAGGCTTGCTTCGAGCCCGGCATGATGAAATCGACCTACGGCACAGGCTGCTTCGCGCTCTTGAATACCGGCGCCGACATGGTCCGCTCTAACAACCGGCTGCTCACCACAATCGCCTACCGCCTGAACGGCGAGACGACCTATGCGCTTGAAGGCTCGATCTTCATTGCGGGGGCTGCCGTGCAGTGGCTGCGCGACGGCCTCGGGATCGTCGACCGCGCTTCGAAGACCGGCGAGCTTGCGGAACGGGCCGACCCGACACAAGAGGTCTATCTCGTCCCCGCCTTCACCGGCCTTGGCGCGCCGCACTGGGATCCGAAGGCGCGCGGCGCGATCTTCGGCCTCACCCGCAACAGCGGTCCAGCCGAATTCGCCCGCGCGGCGCTCGAAGCCGTCTGCTACCAGACCCGCGACCTGCTCGATGCCATGCAAAAGGACTGGAGGAACGGCAAGGACGACACGGTGCTTCGCGTCGACGGCGGCATGGTCGCCTCCGACTGGACGATGCAGCGGCTGGCCGACCTGCTCGAAGCTCCTGTCGACCGTCCGGCCATTCTCGAAACCACCGCTCTTGGTGCTGCCTGGCTTGCCGGGAGCAGGGCAGGCGTGTGGCCCGACCGCAAGACCTTCTCGGCTAAATGGAAACGCGACCGGCGCTTCGAGCCGGACATGGATGAGAAGACGCGGGCCGCGAAGATCAAGGGGTGGCGCAATGCGGTGAAGCGGACGCTGAGCGGCTTTTAG
- a CDS encoding 3-hydroxybutyrate dehydrogenase — MKRTVVVTGSTSGIGLAIATAFAGKGDNVVINGFGNSDEIKAIVERLESLSKGSALYHPADMTKPAEIADLIGTVAKTFGTVDVLINNAGIQHVEKIEDFPIEKWDQIIAINLSSSFHTMRAAIPLMKAKKHGRIINIASAHGLVASPFKSAYVAAKHGILGLTKTAALELAEFGVTVNAICPGYVLTPLVEKQIPDTAKARGMTEEQVKTEVILKAQPTHEFVKAEEIGAMALYLASDDARQVTGTHISIDGGWTAA, encoded by the coding sequence ATGAAGAGAACCGTTGTTGTCACTGGATCCACCAGCGGCATTGGGCTTGCGATCGCCACCGCCTTTGCCGGCAAGGGCGACAATGTCGTCATCAACGGCTTCGGAAATTCGGATGAGATCAAGGCGATAGTGGAGCGGCTTGAATCACTTTCCAAAGGAAGCGCGCTCTACCATCCGGCAGATATGACGAAGCCAGCGGAGATAGCCGACCTGATCGGCACGGTGGCAAAGACCTTCGGTACCGTCGACGTGCTAATCAACAATGCCGGCATTCAGCATGTCGAGAAGATCGAGGATTTCCCGATCGAGAAGTGGGACCAGATCATCGCCATCAACCTGTCGAGCTCGTTTCATACGATGCGTGCCGCCATCCCGCTGATGAAGGCGAAGAAACATGGCCGCATCATCAATATCGCCTCGGCGCACGGCCTCGTCGCCTCGCCGTTCAAGTCCGCCTATGTGGCCGCAAAACATGGTATATTAGGTCTGACGAAGACAGCCGCACTCGAACTTGCCGAATTCGGTGTGACCGTGAACGCCATTTGCCCCGGCTATGTGCTGACGCCGCTCGTCGAAAAGCAGATACCGGATACGGCCAAGGCCCGCGGCATGACCGAAGAGCAGGTAAAGACCGAGGTCATCCTTAAGGCCCAGCCGACGCACGAATTCGTCAAGGCCGAGGAGATCGGCGCCATGGCGCTCTACCTCGCCAGCGACGACGCCCGGCAGGTGACCGGCACCCACATCTCGATTGACGGAGGCTGGACCGCGGCATAA